In Plasmodium vivax chromosome 14, whole genome shotgun sequence, the genomic window TGCAGAAAACATGTTCAAGAGGATGCAGCTGGAAGTGGAGGCTAATTCACTCATAGGGAACAAAGACGCCGATCTTAACGACCTGCACAGAGAAATAACGGAGTATAAAGGAAAGTTAAATCTACTTAAGCAAAGCTTCCTCGCCaaagagagggaaaaaaacgaaatgagcAACAGCTATGATGATCGAGTGCTCCTACTGAGCGATGTAGATCTGCTCGAGCAGGGAGACATTTACATTAACCAGTCGAAAATTCTATTAACAAATTCAGAGCACATCAGTAATGACGTTCTGCAAAATCTTAGCAGACAGAGAGActgcataaaaaagggactaTACAATATGCCTTTTATTACCAACAAATTAGACCAGGCAAAATATCTGATGCATTtgctgaagaaaaaacaactcTTAAATAAGTACCGACTGTACattatcttcattttgatATTCTTAACATTCGTGTTCGTCTCTGGAGTTAAGTATAGGAGGTATGTGAAGGGCCTAAATCGGGAGCTTACGCAACCGGCCGGCAGTCCTCTTCACAATTTTATGGGCAACGCTAAGGAGGTCAAGGGAGACCAGACCCCCGCCAGTCCTCAGACAGTTGGCGCGGCGCAGCCAGACAACAACCAGAAGGGTAAACCGCAAAACGGGAAGGAAGCGAATATGATTGTCTACGATTTTAtcgagaagaaaaaagacaccatgggggggagcagcacagtaggggggggcggcaccGCAGGGAGTGACGCGCAGGGCGGTAGTGCCATTACGCGGCCCCCAAACGGGGAAGGCGGCAGTAGTAGCATTGGCAGTAGTAGCAGCGGCAGTGGCAGTGGCAGCAGTGGGGACGAATCCACCCGCAAGGAAAGACAGACGGAGAGTAGCCCCCCAGGGGGGCACGCAAAGCGACGCAGCAAGGGTGATAAGAAGGAGGTGAACCAAAACGGACATGCCGAAAAAGGTCAAACCGAAAAAGatcaaatggaaaaggaagagccaCACCGGAGTGAACCCCTCCGTGAGGGAAGCAAAGTAGGGCCGAATTAATCAGGAGAGCGACCTACTCGCACAGGATGATCACTCGGTTAGCCGCGGAGCTGGCCCACCACAAGGGAGGCATATAACAGGGTGAAGCGAATGTGAGGTGTTAACATTTCCCACCCAGTTATatgcctccatttttttgttcttttttttcatatccCCTATGGACCATCCTGTGCGGAACGTTTTTGTGTTTGTCGTGCTTACCCGTTGCAGTACATTCCGCCAACCtggcacacacacaaactTCTTAGCGAATGCATTGGCGTTTGCCcattaaatgtatttatatgcgTGCCGCTGTTTATTACTCAAGAGGGGAAGCACTGAAAGGgggtttttttcctctttttcttccactttttcttctttttttttctttttttttttccccctgcatGGGTAATTACCCCCCCGTGCGCTACACCTTCATGCCGATTTGATTATCTCCATTTTGGTCCGCCTGACTTGTGGCCACCTGACAACTTTATTAATTTCgctcactttttttcgtttttcattTGAAAAGAAACCCTCACGTGGATGCAGAAATAGCGTTGCTGTATGTGTATTCGGGGAGGAGTTGTCGTTACGCCTGCACGGTTGGACCGCAGAAACGGAGTTGCCCCCGCGACCAGCACAGTTACACCGCCGCTCCGTTAAAGAGTTAACCGGTAAAGCAGCAGAGCGGCAAAGCAATCAGCCAGGCAACTGCTACAGGGGAGCATTCACTTGtgcggattttttttcctgttcttTCAAATGCTCCTTGCACGGGGGGAAACGCTACTCGCAGGGGCCTACGTGGGCCAAGCGGACAGGCCCCAAATAACACGCCCCAACTGATAAGACCCAACTGTGGAAGCCCCACTCGCTGGCCAATCGCAGAAACACCTCTTTCCCGTTTGCCATCCTTACCGCTCGCACGTCCCTTTGCCGCGAATGGGAATGCACCTAACCGGCAGCGCACCTGGGGGGGACCCCATCGACGTGATAAAAGGGTTAAATGTGTAACAGGAGGAAGGTGCCTTTCCCAGTTTTTCCATTACAACGGTGGTTTATAAACCCGTGGGGGCACACGTTCGGGGAACAAATACTCCCCAATGACGTGCGCCGGCGGGTACACACGTGTGTTTATGCAAaaacgggggggggcgaTGAAATCGAATTAGCTGTAAAGGGAATGCACGGGGGGCGCaggtggtgaaaaaaaaaaaaaaaaatacacaaatggatacacaaatggatacacaaatggatacacaaatggatacacaaatggatacacaaatggatacacaaatggatacacaaatggatacacaaatggatacacaaatggatacacaaatggatacacaaatggatacacaaatggatacacaaatacatacacatacacatacacatacacatacacatacacatatacatacacatatatatacacatatatatatacacatacacatgtcACGCACAATGTGAAGCTAAAGCGGAGGCACACGAacggcttcttcttctcttcctcttcctactcctcttctcccttttgacttaaaaaaataaagcattttaacaattttttaaaacgaagCTGTGCGGCTATTTCGCTACTTGAGCAGTTGGGCAAGCTTTCACTGGTGACCCActtggttcctttttttttttttccctctcttGTGCATATACACAGTTATGTGCAGCGACCCTTCGAGGTTTGCTTTGCTAGTGGAGGTATGGGAGGAAGGCCACCCCCCACACCTGATCAGCTAAACTGGTTGCATTCTCATTCTACCCCCTTTCGTGGCCTCACATtacaggcaaaaaaaaaataaaaaaatgttccctCTGCACGTGGCAGTGTACCCCGTGGCGCCAAACGCGGGTTGACAACACGCAGGTGGGGAAACGTTAAATGCAAACACACATGGGAAAGGATAAAGACAAACACATGGTCGCGGCGACGGTGCGCTCGCATCATATTCGCATCATATTCGCGTGGTGTAAACGTGCGGGGTGCACATGCGGGGTGGGTGTGTCTTCCTGCTCGCCTCGGTAGGAAGCGCCCCTCTGTGGGAAGCGCTCCTCGGTAGGAAGCGCCCCTCTGTGGGAAGCGCTCCTCTGTGGGAAGCGCCCCTCTGTGGGAAGCGCTCCTCTGTGGGAAGCGCCCCTCTGTGGGAAGCGCTCCTCTGTGGGAAGCACTCCTCTGTAGGAAGCACTCCTCTGTAGGAAGCACTCCTCTGTAGGAAGCACTCCTCAGGGGGTAGCTCTCCCCCGTGGGCCGCCCTCCCTCTCCGTGTCGTACCACCCCCCACACGTTTTTCACAGCCCACTTCTCAAAGTACACTTCTCCCGGTCTACCTCTCACAATCACGCACTTTCCTTTTATGCCTCTCCCTCCCCCAGCGCCTAGGCCTTCTCCGCCGCCTCGCCCTTCTTCAGCTGCACCTTCAAATACTTGTTGTTCACAAAGTAGCCGTTCATAAACTGAATGGCGTGCTGCGCACTCAAGATGTTGTCGTAGCTCACGAAGCCAAACCCAGAGTTCCTCCCCGTGTTGTCCCTCTGGATTTTagaagaaattatatttccGAAGCAACAGAAGTGCTGAAACAAGTCTAGGTCAGTCCATTCACTTGGTATGTGGAAAATGAATAAGTTACTTCCATTGGGACCATTCAACTTTGTTTTTTCGttgttattaaaatgaaataactTATTTGGGTGAATGGGTTTGTTCCACTGGCTATGCTTGGTCaagttattaaaataaaaagtgttGTTGTTTTTATCTTTGTATATTTCCCATAGACTTAGCCCCTCGATATTTTCGTTGCACTCCTCCATTGCGAGGTCGCTCGACTGGAAGCCGCTTCCGTTGTTGTTGCTTTGCATTTGCCTGAACATGCCTGGGCTGCCTCCGCCGCCCTCTCCGTGTGTGCCCTGCAGCCCGTTCATGGCGCTAACCCCtccaacgccgctaacccctccaacgccgctaacccctcCAACGCCGCTCACcccgccaacgccgctaacccctccaacgccgctaaccccgccaacgccgctaacccctccaacgccgctaaccccgccaacgccgctaactccgacaacgccgctaaccccgccaaCGCTGTGCATGTTGCCCATGCCGGCGCCGCCCCCGGGGGAGAACTCCCCTTCGGCCTTCACCATCTCGGGCACGCCCTTCCCGTTGCCCAAGTTCGGGCTGCCCATCATGAAGTTATTCTTCTGATTAAACATGGCGCCATTCATATGCAGGTTGTTCGGGTTCACCGCTCCGTTTATGCCACTCGTATTGTTTACACtgttcatcatcatcatcatcatcattcCATTATtggggttcttccccttcatcaTATTCCTGGTGGCCAAATTCCCCTGCGCATTTCCCGCGTTGTTAAAATAGTTGTAGCTGTTCATTCCGCCGCTGCCAAAATCGTCGTTGTTGTTAAAGCTGTTTTGGAAGTTGTTGTTGCCAAGTGGGCCGCCTCCACTACCTCCGCCGCTGCCCCCGCCGCTGCCCCCACCGCCATGGCCGCCACTATTATTCTTGGCACCCGAATTGCTATTCACATTGGGCACGGCAAACTTAGCCTCGATGCTCTTCTCCTGGTTACTCGTATCCACCAGGCTCTTTATATTCCTCAAGACACTCAGGGCCTCCTCATGTGTGCCAAAGGTAATCAGCGCGGTGTTGTAAATCTTCTTGTTTACAAAACTATTGTTGGACtgctttttgtttttattaaagTAGCACACGTCTGTTATGGTATAGCCTGCGTTTCCGAACAGGTTTCTCAGGTGGGCCTCCGTGAGGTGCGGGGGGATGTTCTGTATGTGCAGCCTGGCGTTGGGGACTCCATCGATGGTCGCGTTCAGTATTTCTTCGCTCATTTTGGGTGCACTCGATTGGGAAGCCGTCAACtgaactatttttttattctattttagCTATTTTAGCTATTTAGCTATTTAGCTATTTAGCTATTTTAGCTATTTTAGCTATTTAGCTATTTTAGCTATTTAGCTATTTTAGCTATTTAGCTATTTTAGCTattttagctatttttttttcttatttttcttatttgcctttttggcTTGCTTCTTTCCTGCTGGCCAGTCGAGGTGGGTGCAGACgacctcttcctcttctcccaGCGGAGCGACGAAAGGGCGCCACGTGGAATGGCCCGTCGGCGCGACCAGCATGCGCGGCTTCGCCTAAAGGATCGCCCACGAACGACGTGTGCGCCTCCGACCGCGTCACCGCGTCACCGCGACGGTGTTGGCGGCAGTAGGAGCGGCGGTGAGGGCGGCAATAAGAGCAGCGGTGATTGCTGCAGTGACAGCTGCAGGGATAGCGGCGATGAGTGAGATTGCAACTGCGCCTTTAGCCACGCCGCCAACTTCCGCTAACTTCCCGCTGACATGCCCCTGGCCACGCCCCTAACCGCGCCACCACATCTGTCCCCTCTCGCGCGAACGACGCCGGGAAAAAGCTACACTCTCCGCCGAGGTCCTTCCACAAAAATCAAGCGCGCTCAGCATTCACATGGAACTCTTTCTTCACCCTTCTGGGCATATATATCGAAGGTACGAGTcgagcgtaaaaaaaaggtaaaggagggggggaaaaaatttatggCGAATtgaggcaaaaaggaagagaggcgaaaaattaatatgtcAAGTGGTGACAACGTGGAAATatgaaaggggggggaggcggaggaaaaaggggcaaaaaggTGGCGAGGAgaaaacgtgaaaaaaaaaaagatgcagGAACGAGGgtggaaggaagaagaggaggggaaTACATACGCGCAGGAAAaacatgcaaaaaagggcaaaataaaggcgaaaaaaagcaaaaaaaaagcaaaaaaaaggcgaaaaaaagcaaaaaaaaagcaaaaaaaaggcgaaaaaaagcaaaaaaaaagcaaaaaaaaggcgaaaaaagtCAAAATAACGTAGTGATGGGGAAAGGGATGGCCAAGCGAATGCGGCCGGAAATCGTCGccaaggggagaagtggagGGGCTCTGCTTTCCTCTTCCATGCAGAGTTGGGGAGGCGTGAACGCACAAAATTGCGGTCGCGCGGAAAGGTAAAGAGATATTGAATGGCAGTAGC contains:
- a CDS encoding hypothetical protein, conserved (encoded by transcript PVX_100750A), with the translated sequence MADALYNDYKNNCQEYIKTVSYTEKILQDNSSDKHKLLNIYEKAIKSAENMFKRMQLEVEANSLIGNKDADLNDLHREITEYKGKLNLLKQSFLAKEREKNEMSNSYDDRVLLLSDVDLLEQGDIYINQSKILLTNSEHISNDVLQNLSRQRDCIKKGLYNMPFITNKLDQAKYLMHLLKKKQLLNKYRLYIIFILIFLTFVFVSGVKYRRYVKGLNRELTQPAGSPLHNFMGNAKEVKGDQTPASPQTVGAAQPDNNQKGKPQNGKEANMIVYDFIEKKKDTMGGSSTVGGGGTAGSDAQGGSAITRPPNGEGGSSSIGSSSSGSGSGSSGDESTRKERQTESSPPGGHAKRRSKGDKKEVNQNGHAEKGQTEKDQMEKEEPHRSEPLREGSKVGPN
- a CDS encoding clustered-asparagine-rich protein, putative (encoded by transcript PVX_100755A), which encodes MSEEILNATIDGVPNARLHIQNIPPHLTEAHLRNLFGNAGYTITDVCYFNKNKKQSNNSFVNKKIYNTALITFGTHEEALSVLRNIKSLVDTSNQEKSIEAKFAVPNVNSNSGAKNNSGGHGGGGSGGGSGGGSGGGPLGNNNFQNSFNNNDDFGSGGMNSYNYFNNAGNAQGNLATRNMMKGKNPNNGMMMMMMMNSVNNTSGINGAVNPNNLHMNGAMFNQKNNFMMGSPNLGNGKGVPEMVKAEGEFSPGGGAGMGNMHSVGGVSGVVGVSGVGGVSGVGGVSGVGGVSGVGGVSGVGGVSGVGGVSGVGGVSGVGGVSAMNGLQGTHGEGGGGSPGMFRQMQSNNNGSGFQSSDLAMEECNENIEGLSLWEIYKDKNNNTFYFNNLTKHSQWNKPIHPNKLFHFNNNEKTKLNGPNGSNLFIFHIPSEWTDLDLFQHFCCFGNIISSKIQRDNTGRNSGFGFVSYDNILSAQHAIQFMNGYFVNNKYLKVQLKKGEAAEKA